The Leucobacter rhizosphaerae genome includes a region encoding these proteins:
- the leuS gene encoding leucine--tRNA ligase yields MTEQQGREAEGYDFQAIQDRWLPVWEQLKPFEVGQDAGADGAAAKPTKYVLDMFPYPSGDLHMGHAEAFCFGDVLARYWRGQGYDVLHPIGWDSFGLPAENAAIKRGVDPRDWTYANIDQQKASFRVYAPSFDWSRVLHTSDPEYYKWNQWIFLKMYEKGLAYRKASWVNWDPIDQTVLANEQVLPDGTSERSGAMVVKKKLTQWYFRITDYADRLLDDLDQLEGKWPTKVLNMQRNWIGRSRGAEVEFEIEGRSAKVPVFTTRPDTLHGATFMVVAPDADLAAELAAGASPEVRMQFQAYLEQTQKQTEIERQNADREKTGVFLDHFAVNPVNGERIPVWASDYVLADYGHGAIMAVPAHDQRDLDFARTFELPVRVVVDVRDADGAQLADPAESGIATSGDGVVVNSGELDGLGKTEAIARAIEILEARGTGRATTTYRLRDWLISRQRYWGTPIPILHAEDGSMQPVPEAALPVELPSTEGLDLKPKGTSPLGGAERWSTVIDPETGAKLTRDPDTMDTFVDSSWYYFRFLSANDSTQAFDPEQAKKWAPVDQYVGGVEHAILHLLYSRFITKVMHDLGYIDFEEPFIEMLNQGMVLLDGAKMSKSKGNLVEFASELRDHGADALRVTLAFAGPPEDDIDWADVSVQGSAKFLARAWRVADDVASPAGVDFAGGDAGLRKHTHHLLADAPGLIESYKFNVVVARLMDQVNVTRKAIDSGAGAADPAVRESAEAIAVILSLFAPYAAEDMWAKLGHEPTVALVTWPTADPALLVENEVTMVVQVDGKVRDRLTLPASVNEAEAEAAARASAGVQRAIGDRQVVNVVVRVPKIVSIATKPA; encoded by the coding sequence GTGACCGAGCAGCAGGGCCGCGAGGCCGAGGGCTACGACTTCCAGGCGATCCAGGATCGCTGGCTTCCCGTCTGGGAGCAGTTGAAGCCTTTTGAGGTCGGCCAGGACGCGGGTGCCGACGGTGCCGCGGCCAAGCCGACGAAGTACGTGCTCGACATGTTCCCGTACCCCTCCGGCGACCTCCACATGGGCCACGCTGAGGCGTTCTGCTTCGGCGACGTTCTTGCGCGATACTGGCGCGGGCAGGGCTACGACGTGCTGCACCCGATCGGCTGGGACTCGTTCGGACTGCCGGCGGAGAACGCGGCGATCAAGCGCGGCGTCGATCCGCGCGACTGGACCTACGCGAACATCGACCAGCAGAAGGCGTCCTTCCGGGTCTACGCGCCGTCGTTCGACTGGAGCCGCGTGCTGCACACGAGCGACCCCGAGTACTACAAGTGGAACCAGTGGATCTTCTTGAAGATGTACGAGAAGGGCCTCGCCTACCGGAAGGCCAGCTGGGTCAACTGGGACCCGATCGATCAGACCGTGCTCGCGAACGAGCAGGTGCTGCCCGACGGCACCTCGGAGCGCTCGGGTGCGATGGTCGTGAAGAAGAAGCTGACGCAGTGGTACTTCCGCATCACGGACTACGCGGATCGTCTGCTCGACGACCTCGACCAGCTCGAGGGCAAGTGGCCGACCAAGGTGCTCAACATGCAGCGCAACTGGATCGGCCGCTCGCGTGGCGCGGAGGTCGAGTTCGAGATCGAGGGCCGCAGCGCGAAGGTGCCCGTGTTCACGACGCGTCCCGACACGCTCCACGGTGCGACCTTCATGGTCGTGGCCCCCGATGCCGATCTCGCCGCTGAGCTCGCCGCCGGTGCGTCGCCGGAGGTGCGCATGCAGTTCCAGGCATATCTGGAGCAGACGCAAAAGCAGACCGAGATCGAGCGGCAGAATGCGGACCGCGAGAAAACCGGTGTGTTCCTCGACCACTTCGCCGTGAACCCGGTCAACGGGGAGCGCATTCCCGTGTGGGCATCCGACTACGTGCTCGCCGATTACGGCCACGGTGCGATCATGGCGGTCCCGGCGCACGATCAGCGCGACCTCGACTTCGCGCGGACGTTCGAGCTGCCCGTCCGGGTCGTGGTCGACGTGCGTGACGCCGACGGTGCCCAGCTCGCGGATCCGGCGGAGAGCGGGATCGCGACGTCTGGCGACGGTGTGGTGGTGAACTCCGGTGAGCTCGACGGCCTCGGCAAAACGGAGGCCATCGCGCGGGCGATCGAGATCCTCGAGGCCCGCGGCACCGGCCGCGCGACCACGACCTACCGGCTCCGCGACTGGCTCATCTCGCGGCAGCGCTACTGGGGCACGCCGATCCCGATCCTGCACGCCGAGGACGGTTCGATGCAGCCGGTGCCCGAGGCCGCGCTGCCCGTCGAACTGCCGTCCACGGAGGGGCTCGACCTGAAGCCGAAGGGCACCTCGCCCCTCGGCGGTGCCGAACGGTGGTCGACGGTGATCGACCCGGAGACCGGCGCCAAACTCACTCGCGACCCGGACACGATGGACACCTTCGTCGACAGCTCCTGGTACTACTTCCGGTTCCTCTCGGCGAACGACAGCACGCAGGCGTTCGATCCGGAGCAGGCGAAGAAGTGGGCCCCCGTCGATCAGTACGTGGGTGGAGTGGAGCATGCGATCCTCCACCTGCTGTACTCGCGCTTCATCACGAAGGTGATGCACGACCTCGGGTACATCGACTTCGAAGAGCCGTTCATCGAAATGCTCAACCAGGGCATGGTGCTGCTCGACGGTGCGAAGATGTCGAAGTCCAAGGGCAACCTCGTGGAGTTCGCGTCGGAGCTGCGGGATCACGGCGCCGATGCGCTGCGGGTGACCCTCGCCTTCGCCGGGCCGCCGGAAGACGACATCGACTGGGCCGACGTCTCGGTGCAGGGATCCGCGAAGTTCCTCGCCCGCGCGTGGCGCGTGGCAGACGACGTGGCGAGCCCGGCTGGGGTCGACTTCGCGGGCGGCGACGCCGGACTGCGCAAGCACACCCACCACCTGCTCGCGGACGCCCCCGGGCTCATCGAGTCGTACAAGTTCAACGTGGTCGTGGCGCGCCTCATGGATCAGGTCAACGTGACCCGCAAGGCGATCGACTCCGGAGCCGGCGCGGCGGACCCCGCCGTCCGCGAGTCGGCCGAGGCGATCGCCGTGATCCTCTCGCTCTTCGCGCCGTACGCGGCGGAGGACATGTGGGCGAAGCTCGGTCACGAGCCGACCGTGGCGCTCGTGACGTGGCCGACTGCGGACCCGGCGCTGCTCGTGGAGAACGAGGTGACGATGGTCGTCCAGGTCGACGGCAAGGTGCGGGATCGGCTCACGCTGCCCGCCTCCGTGAACGAGGCGGAGGCGGAGGCCGCTGCTCGTGCATCGGCCGGGGTGCAGCGCGCGATCGGGGACCGTCAGGTGGTCAACGTCGTGGTGCGCGTGCCGAAGATCGTGAGCATCGCGACGAAGCCGGCGTAG